The Aedes aegypti strain LVP_AGWG chromosome 1, AaegL5.0 Primary Assembly, whole genome shotgun sequence sequence ggcccaattttgattggattgttctcacttcgcccttttgccaccacacaagacatccatatgccaatattggtcgaacaactgttgtgtaaatccatttgatatatttgggtttgaggccccaagttttaccaaaggttcgccggcattgaccgaaggccatgcaagcttttttgactctgcaatcaatgtgaggtgtccatgaaagtttggaatctagaatgactccgacatactttacttgatcagtcacattaatctcagtgccaaaaagacgtaaaggtcgaattccatcgcggtttcgtctttccgtaaacagaacaatagatgttttattcgggttaaccgaaaggccatattggcgacaccaactctcgactacctgaagagcactttgcatcaggtcgaatagggtgcttatgcacataccaactatcagagctagatagtcgtcggcaaatccatatgttggaaaaccgctattattgagttgcctcaatagcgtatctgctacgagattccacaaaagtggtgacaagacaagggggcatccgcaaacactcaattttcgaatcgctgcttgacgcaatgtcgagaagagatgtcggtttttgagcatttgatgaatccaattggtaatcattgtaggtagcccatggtttcgtgcggcttccaatatggcatcgaaagacacgttatcaaaggcaccctcaatatccaagaaaacacccaagcaggattgcttctgagcgaatgctttctcgatatcgtatacaactttgtgtaaaagagtcacagtggactttccagattggtaagcatgttgattcacatgaagaggcatgtttgccaaataaacatcacggatgtgatgatcgataatgcgttccagacatttcagaagaaaacaggtcagactgattggtctaaaactcttcgcttcttcatacgacgcacgtcctcctttcgggataaactttacagtaatatcacgccaggatctgggaatatacccggtagcattaatttaagtgaaaaagtctggcggccatcttggattttgacgccatcttgattttaagtagtggaatgagtttttcaccttgttagcgctcaacatgttgaatttcgttAGTAATCTTTgatcaaaagaaaaaaacatgaaatacaAGTTGACAACACTTGATTTGATATTTTGGTATGAGAATCAATAAATTCACCTCACAGTTGAAagataaattttctcaaaacatgTTTAAGGGAATCGCAATTTATTGGAACGTCAATGGCACCGGtcagaaattatgtcacgcaaaaTTTTTCGATGCCTCCCCCTATTTGTTGAGCTTTTTGAATGAGACATATGAAAAttgtgtaaggcttgtcaccGATACGAATTTTGTGTACATCAAGGTTAGCCGCCACGAACTGTTAGTTTGACATGTTAGAAACGCGTAATTGAttgaagcatatttttgcattttattgaaGATGACAAAAATCAGTTAAGATTTAGTTTCTACAAATCTAAAGGAAACGTCACAATAGCATCTTcgattcaaattaaaaactgtAGTGAAACATGCATCTTTCTACTTATTTtagataaaaattgaaattaaatgcATAGAGAAATACGGCCCTTTTCCAGAGTTGAGGCTGATTCgctgttgaaaagaaatttcttggCCATTCCTtggaattcctgcaaggaatcgatcaagagaGAGTTTTTTTCCTGATCGCAGTAAATACGCAGTTCAAAAGAAATGACTTTTTTTTCAGCAGCAAATTAGGCTTTAGTCCGGAAAGATCGAAGGCACACAACAAAACAAAACTAGTGATTTTCGCCAAGCCTGCCTGGTCGTTGGCGAGCTGGAATTATCTCAAAgtttgtttcatatttcgtgtgtagtatcggtgtctGTTTCCCAGGTAAATTGATGCGTGACTTATTGTGTGCATAACCCGAGTTCAGTAGTTGTTGAATTATAATTACTAGTTTTTTATTAGGCAATGCGGTTGATTGGCGATTTAATATATTGATATAATCCACTTGCATCTCTTTTACtctaaacaaatttgatttttatttaactgtcattattttatttaaaattaaaatgtatTCACTATTTTTAAAcccgatttttgatttttagtcAAAATCCAAATAAGTTTCCATTAATAACGTGCAGTCAGCGTAATCTATCACGCGGATTTTTTACGCTGTCCTTGTGTTAAAAATCGTTaagttttgacgttaactacgtcttacggcaatatactgggtgtcaattgaaaatctaaaatgttgcgaccgtcacgaaattatgtaagatcttgaataataataactcagccatttatcggtagattttcaatattttcccaccaatcggtcggaaatttatacaatattttactcaaatggagaaaacttgttttttgacgatagactgtcgaaaattgggaaaatgtggacccctttcttacgcaaccaaactcgttcatattgtcttccacgattcctttgggttggctagtgtactataaaagcagaccaatttctgcttcttcgcgcattcttcttttgacgttaactacgtcttacagcaatatactgggtgtcatttgaaaatctaaaatgttgcgaccgtcacgatattatgttagagtttgaactaaaggaagtcagcaactatgaaaatcgaccaaaattcaaatgcaaaaaatcacttggcgtagttaacgtcatgcggtcgtgtcttgtacacaaccccctctgatttttttaattattatcgGTCAGTAATATCGAAactttcttaaggtgaagatacatCAACTCGAATttacaagagcacaaatctagagaacctgataaccatttgtgctgaaaatttaactcactggtcactcgctgatggtgatcaatcaattaaattttcagcgcgaacggatgtcaggttctctagatttgtgctcttgaacatTCGAAGTTCGGCTTAAATGCATTTTCACCTTAACATGGTTTAAGTTCAAAATTATTTGGCCCGTAACGACGCATAAaaagcaggcttgatagaaactcctctgcgaggcaaagaggaggcgattttgccgtttttctgaggagaaaaaaataaactcaaaattttcaacacagatcctcaagcgattcgagtgagagtgcagaaaaatgcgaggattttttcagacactctctctctctcgttgcgatgcccaccatcactcacacttcaaacgaactctcgagtctgccgcccgaacagacagtcctcggggagttgtgagagcacccttttttgatggaatttaactcggttttttttttgtgctgcatcttcctcgctcatttttcgttgcctcgctgcttagcattttttggctccctcgcaaagaggcactggcagcacgctgctctagagtatgtcaccgaactctgatgatgttgaggagaattatcaagcctgataAAAAGCCGGCTGCAAAGGCAAAATGCTTATTCTGCGAGCCGGTTGAGACAACACCAACAGTATTCTTCTCGAGTGCCGTGAGATGACTAATGTAAACCTAAACGGGTTTACTTTTATCGCCTCATCAAACTCGCCGAATAAGCATTATCAATCAGGAAATTTCATTATCCTAATTTACCAACAACTTGGGCCATTCTGTATAACTGCGGACGTTATCATCAAGCTACAGAAAGTTACTCGCTGATTGTGGGAAAAAGCCGAGCTACACACTCAACCTCAGTACTCACCTGGTAAAAACGGTTTAGGCACATCATTGCTGAACGAGTTCAATGATTCATCGAACTGAATAGCCGGGAAGGGCGTGGGAAATGCTTGTCGGTGATCCATTTGCACAATTTGCTGAACATCCTTCACCACAGTAATGGTGCGAATTTCGGACAAGGCTGCTCTGAATCCATACGTGCAATATGGATGCCCATTGATGGCAATATGGAACCGATCATCTCCGATCAGAATGTAGAGTTTGAATACATCACCTACATATTTGAAAAGCATTCATTGAGTGCCAGGTTAGcgaaagctcaaattttcaagagtacaaattTAAAGCACTAACAAGTgctcaatcgatcaagttttcaactcaaacgaaTGTTCCATTCTCCAAATTtgggctcttgaaaatttgaggattggcttcgatttatttttATCTCCAATTAAAGAAGTTATTGCAAACCTGGAGTTGTTGGGTTCGGGGCAGTCAGCTCATTCAAGTTCTCTTCACGTTCCTCTCCGCCCCAAACGCCACCGAGTTTAGAATTCCGCACAATTATATCATCGTGGAAACGAATAGAGAGATGGAGAATGATGTCTGCTTCGTCGGATTTTCCCGACAGAAAGTTGATGTTAACTCTGCAAAACGGTTAGAAAATAATTCCAAGTGACAATTTACATTTCACTGTTTCATATGTTGGCCACCTCTCGGCATCATCAATGGGCCTCGCGCTGATAACAAATATTTGCCCCGCCTCGACAGTGCACGATAAATTACCAGCAAATTGAGTCAacatttttctgaaatatttacACAACTGTTAACACCTGTTACCTAAGACGCCGTAGTTGCAACTGACTCAAAGTTTCAAATTAATTTGAGCTGCGATATCGACTGGTTGTAATCAGCTATCGATAAAGTTGATTAGATAAATTGATATCCTTCAAATCCATGCAGTCAAAAGTTGATGAAGCAAATCTAAAACCAGACATCACCTTGATGCACCGTTTTGGTAACTGTTTTGAGTATAGGTTTGTGGAGCGTGCAAGTGATTCACACTTCACTCTATCAGTTGTCACGCTATCACGCAAAATGATAAGAATTTACACCGTTGCGCAGTGGCGCGGCTTGCAATAAAGGTCGGATAAAACATTAAAAGTGCAGTAAAACGAGTATCTTTTATAGTGTGGGACCCAACGAAATAATACCTAAACGAAATAATATAATTTCAGATAATCAGTTGAGCAAATAATAAAGAGTAAATCAGGCACGGTAAACGGCTGGGCAtagcgtaccattggtacctcgcgtatctGCAGGAATAAAAAAGTCCCCTTTGTGTGGTTCTTAGCCTCTTGCCTAGCaattcctatccctacctcctcgtgatACAAGCCGGGGTAcaagtaaccttagggaagatcggataaccaaccccggtgggaactctggtcgtatgctgatatggaaggggggtttgcttttgcttctgtaAATCATGTCTGGTTTTAGAGCCACTTGTCTGTAATACCGGACAGTCTCTGTTCACAACTTTAAATGGCTATTTACATCATATTTTGAGGCCACGATGTAACTAAGTCTTAAAAAAATCGTCGTTTAGACTTTTATGCAGCAAATCTAACAATATAATTTAAGCTCGTTTTCGCTAACTGAATGTTGTGAAGCGATTGTCGCAGTTCTGTAAAATTGAACTAGCATTAGCAAAGGAACGACGTCTGGgggaacatttttgtttttttacttaTTAATTATTTCGCAATGATAACTAGATTTTAAATGATAGTGAAACGAACAACAGTGTTAATAGTATAGGTTATGTGtaaaatcaaacatttaaaCATTTAATTTTACTCATGATTGATAAATAtcatcagagtgtccggatatttaTACCGTCCgcattttgattcaccacggcattcaaatattaaaaattgattacactcaaaataatccaaacgtcattgttac is a genomic window containing:
- the LOC5575865 gene encoding 32 kDa beta-galactoside-binding lectin lec-3, which translates into the protein MLTQFAGNLSCTVEAGQIFVISARPIDDAERVNINFLSGKSDEADIILHLSIRFHDDIIVRNSKLGGVWGGEEREENLNELTAPNPTTPGDVFKLYILIGDDRFHIAINGHPYCTYGFRAALSEIRTITVVKDVQQIVQMDHRQAFPTPFPAIQFDESLNSFSNDVPKPFLPGHVIIITAIPFGNPRGRFIIRFMENGTKRQALHFNPRFDPQYQVVRNSHTEMLEFRREEETSGGFPFVMDQQFKLAIAFTESEFKFGVNGSYFEAYAYRNVNQLDILNGFKVQCINGMQLEITNVDHMNMGVPDCEGFESYSHPEVEIF